Below is a genomic region from Miniphocaeibacter halophilus.
CCGGGTACAGGACAATTTGAACATACCTTAATTATAGTAGAAAAGGGAGCGTCTGTTCATTTTATAGAAGGTTGTTCTGCACCTAAATACAATGTAAATAATTTACATGCAGGCTGTGTAGAACTTCATGTAAAAGAAGATGCCTATTTAAGATATTCCACTATAGAAAATTGGTCAAAAAATATGTTTAATTTAAATACTAAAAGGGCCTTAGTCGATAAAAATGGAACAATTGAATGGGTAAGCGGTTCTTTTGGTTCAAAGGTTTCCTATTTGTATCCAATGAGTATTTTAAGAGGTGAAGGGTCAAAATCTGAATTTACAGGTATTACTTTTGCAGGTGAAGGACAAAACTTAGATACCGGAACAAAAGTTGTTATGGCTGCTCCAAATACAAGTTCTAATGTAAACTCAAAATCAATTTCAAAATCAGGTGGTATTGCTACCTACAGAGGTTTATTAAAAATTACACCGGAGGCAAGAGGGGCAAAGGCAACTACTAATTGTGAATCACTAATGCTAGATAATGAATCCCGCTCAGACACTGTACCGGTTATTATTATAGAAAATGATGATGTAGATATTGGTCATGAGGCTACAATAGGTAGAATTTCCGATGAAACAATCTTTTACCTAATGAGCAGGGGTATTAGTGAAGACGAAGCAAAATCCATGGTAGTTAGAGGATTTGCCGAGCCGATTTCTAAGGAACTACCTTTAGAATACTCTGTTGAAATGAACAACTTAATAAATCTTGAGTTAAAAGGGACAATAGGTTAGGAGGATAATATGACAATATATAATGAACTTCCGGTAACAACCTTTAGGTGGACAAAAGCTAATCATATTTTACTAGATGATTTAAATATAAATAAAACAGAATATAATTATAACACTGTAAAAGTCGGAAAGGACAATGTTTCTGATATTCCAATGGCAGAAGAAATTAAGATAAAAGATGATTTTGTAGGGGCTAGTAAAGAGTCCTTAGAAGAAGTTTTAGAAATTGCTAATTATAAGAAATATATTTTTGCTAAAAGTGGTGAAAATTTAGACATTTACCTAGATTTAAAAACCAACGAAGCTAATCCGGTTTTAATAGGCGATATTTCCATTTATGGTAAAGAAAATTCCAATATTCAAATAACAATGGATTATAGTGGAGATTATAAAAATGCCTACACTAATGTTTTAACAAGAATTAAGGCAGAAAAAAATTCTAAAATTAATATAGTAAAGGTTCAAAGACAAGGTGAAATTAGACACATTGAACATAGATATAGTCAAGTTGAAGAAAATGGAGAAGTAAAGTATTTAACAGTAAATCTTGGTGGGGAAGAAAGTCTCTATCATTTTGTTACAGATTTAATTGGAGATAATAGTAAGGCGGATTTAAAAACAATTTATATTGGGGAAGGAAAGTCACTAACTGATATTTATAATAATATTAGATTTTATGGTAAAAATGCCAATGGTGATTTTATAGTAAAAGGAGCATTAAAAGACCAGGCTAAAAAATATTTTAGAGGCACTTTGGATTTTATAAAGGGAAGTTCCCAATCAACCGGTGATGAAGAGGAAAAAGTAATTCTTTTAAATGACAAGGTTAAATCCTTTGCTATTCCCATTCTTCTTGCAGGAGAAGATGATGTAATAGGCAACCATGCAGCAAGTGCAGGACAGGTTGATGAAAATATTCTTTTCTATATAATGAGTAGGGGTTTTTCTGAAAAAGAAGCTAAAAAAATGATAGTAGAGGGTTCCTTTAGACCAATAATCGATGAAATTAAAAATATGGAATTAAGGGATTTCGTTATTGATACCTTAGACAAAAAACTTGAAAAAGTCTAGGAGGAGTTATGAATAAATATAAGAAGGATTTTCCTATATTAAATAAAGATTTTAATGGGAAAAAATTAATTTATTTTGATAATGCAGCAACTTCTCAAAAACCTAAGACAGTATTAGATGCTGTTTATGAATATAATACGAATTCAAATGGTAATCCCCATAGATCAGCACATATATTATCTGTAAAGGCTACAGAGGACTATGAAAAATCAAAAGAAAGAGTAAGAAAATTTATAAATGCAGAAGATGTAGAAAATATTATTTATACTAAAAACGGTAGTGAATCTATAAATTTAATTGCAAGATCTTTTGCAGAGCCTAGATTAAAAAAAGGCGATAAAATAGTTTTAACAATAGCAGAACATCATTCCAATATTGTTCCTTGGCAAAGAGTGGCTAAAAAAACAGGAGCTATAGTAGAATATATTTACATTAATAAGGAAACTGGAAAATTATTAGAAGAGGACTATAAAAAAATAGATGAGAATACAAAAATAGTTTCCTTTTCTCATATAAGTAATGTTTTAGGAATGAAATTACCTGTTGAAGAACTAATAAAAAGGGCAAAAGAAGTAGGAGCTATAACAATAGTTGATGGAGCTCAAGGAGTTCCTCATGTAAAGGTAGATGTTCAAGAAATTGGATGTGATTTCTATACATTTTCAGGTCATAAGATGCTGTCATCCTTAGGAATTGGAGTTTTATACGGTAAAAGAGATATTCTTAAAAGTATGGAACCATTTATTCTAGGTGGTGATATGATTGAATATGTTGAAGAACAAACCACAACATTTGCAGAATTGCCATTTAAATTTGAGGCAGGTACACAAAATGTAGAGGGAGCTGTTTCCTTAAGAGCTGCCATAGAATATATAAATAAAGTAGGATATGACTTTATAGAGGAAAATAATAGAATACTAATGAGGTATTTACTAGAGGAAATGATTAAAATTCCGGAAGTAAATATAATAGGCAGTAAGGATTATAAAGAAAAATATGGAGTAATAGCCTTTACTATAGATGGTGTTCATCCTCATGATGTTGCAACAATAATGGACTCCTATGGAATAGCCATAAGGTCAGGTCATCATTGTGCCCAACCTTTAGGGAAATATTTGGGAATACCGGCATCAAATAGAATTAGTCCATATTTTTATAACGATATTGACGAAGCAAAATATTTTATAGAAAAATTAAAGACGGTTAGGGGGGTTATGGGATATGGAGCTTAATCAACTATATTCTGAAGTAATACTGGAACATAACCAAGACACTAGAAATAAGAGGGAATTAAATCCCTACACTATGGAGGAAAGAGGTCATAATCCTAGCTGCGGTGACGATATTACTCTAAGATTAAATATAGAAGATGGGATTGTAAAAGATGCGGCTTATACAGGAATAGGTTGTGCAATAAGCCAAGCATCTACTTCGATTATGATAGATGATATAAAAGGAAAAACAGTAGAAGAGGCTTATAAAAAACTGGATTTATTTTTAAATATGATAAGAGGAGAAGTTACAGATGAGGAGCTTCTTGAAGAAGAATTAGAAGAAGCAGTAGTGTTTAAAAATATTTCTACAATGCCGGCAAGGGTAAAATGTGCAGTACTGGCATGGCATACTTTAAAGGAAGCCTTAGATGAAAAGAATAGATAAATTATAAGAACAGCTTGGAAAATGAACTGAACCCCTAAGTCCGGACAAGGATTTGGGGGTTTTTAAAATGTTGATAAATCTTTTAATTTAAGTAAATTTTTTTAGTTATTAAACACAATCCAGGAAGTGTTTTAACATTTAAAAAGATTTAGGATAAAAGAAGTGAATAAAAGATAAAAAGCTTTTGTTTATTTTAAAAATTATATAAAAATAATCTTTAAAGTATAACAATATTCATATACTTTACATATTTATGCAATATATTTATAGTTTTCTTGACAATATATTTTCACTATGTTACATTGAATTAGTAAATATTAAAGAAAGAGAGGTAAAAAAATGATTAATTTAAGCAAAATGATTATTACAAATAATAATAGAGTTAGAACGATGGGAAATAATAGTTTTTTTACAAATGAATTTAAATACCTCTCCATAAATCATTAAATTTAATTATTAAATTTTTTACTGAATATTAATGGAGAGGACTGTCTCCATTTACTTTAGAAGCACACCTAAGTATTTGGGTGTGTTTTTTGTGTGCAAATAATTATATTGAGGTGATTTATGTTTAAGATTTTTAATAAACTATCTTGGTTTATAAAGTATTATAAAAAATATTATATTTTAGTTTTAATAACTATGATAATTTCAAATATATTAATAATAATTCCTCCAAGATTATTAGGGATTATTTTAGATGACATTAGCAGTAAAACTTTAACTTTAGAAAAATTATATACTTTAGTTGCTATTTTAGTTGTTGTAGTTTTGGTACATTATGGTTCTAACTATATTTGGTCCTATTATATTTTTAAAGCATCTGACGAAATAGAAAGAGTAACTAGATTTAGACTTATGAAAAAATATTTAAGACAAAGTCCAAAATTCTTTGAAAAAAATACAACCGGTTCTTTAATGGGAAAAGCGACAAATGATGTAAGTATGATTTCTGAGTTTGCCGGCTATGGAATGATGGCTTTTTCAGATGCTACACTCTATCCTTTAGCAATTTTAATTGTAATGGCATTTTCTGTTAGTTTTAAACTAACTATTGTTTCAATCTTGCCACTACCTTTACTTTTTTATGCTACTAAAAAAATTGAAACAATATTATATGCAAGATTTGAACAAGTACAAAGAAGTTTTGACCGATTAAACGATATAGTCCTAGAAAATATTTCCGGTGTAAGAGTAGTAAGAAGTTATACCTTAGAGAAAAGTCAAACAAAGGAATTTGAAGAGGAATGTTTAGATTATTATGAAAAAAATATGAATCTTGTAAAGGTTGCAAGTATTTATGGATTTATTAGTAGGGTTATTCCAGGACTTAGTATGGTAATTACAATAATTTATGGGACTTATTTAATAGGGGTTAATGACCTTACAATAGGAAACTTAGTCTCAGCTACTCTTTATATAAATATGTTAGTTTGGCCAATGTTTGCCTTAGGTGATTTTGCGACAATAGCAGAGCAAGCAAGTGCATCAATGGATAGGATAAATGAGGTTTTAAATTATAAAGAGGATTTAATAGATAATGAAAATGCAATTATATATGAAGGAAAGGGAAATATAGAATTTAATAATTTGGATTTCTATTATCCTACATCTAAATATAAGGTTTTAGATAATATTAGCTTTGTTTTAAAAAATGGACAATCCTTAGGAGTTGTTGGGAAAACCGGTTCAGGAAAAACAACTTTAGTAAAACAGCTCTTAAAAATGTATAACCTTAAAGAAAAAAGTTTAAAAGTTGGTAAAAATTACATTGAAGATTTAAATACCAGAAGTTTACGGGAAAAAATAGGCTATGTTCCTCAAAGACATATTGTATTTTCTAAAACCATAGAGGATAATATAAAATTTTCCGACAGTTCTAAGACCCATGAAGATGTAGAAAAAGTTGTTGAGTTAGCAGATTTTAAAAAGGATTTGTCACAACTGCCCCAAGGACTTAATACAATGGCCGGAGAAAGGGGAGTTTCTCTTTCCGGAGGACAAAAACAAAGGATATCAATAGCAAGAGCATTAATTAAAGAGCCGGAAATTCTTATTTTAGATGATAGTTTGTCAGCTGTTGATGCAAATACGGAACAAAAGATTTTGAAAAACTTAAAGGAATATAGGAAAAATAAAACAAATATTATAACTGCTCACAGACTTTCAGCAGTTCAACACGCGGATTTAATTATTGTTTTAGATAACGGGAAAATAATAGAGCAAGGAACCCATGAAGAGTTATTTATGAAAGATGGTTGGTATAGGGAGCAGTTTATACACCAACAGTTAAAAGGTGAAGAAAATGGAGAATAATTTAAAAATAAACAGGATAAAATCAAAGAAAAAGCGTAAATTTGTCATAAATAAATTATCAAATTATACATTATTACAAATTAAAAATCTTTCCATAGGTATGCTTTTTACCTTATTTACTCTTTTAGCGGATTTAGGTGGTCCACTTATAATTTCCAGAATATTAAATAGGGAAATAGCCCAAGGGATAGGTGCAAAATCTATAAGAGTTTTTTCTTTTCTTGTTGCATTTTATTTTTTATTGTTAATATTTGGAGGAGTTACTAAGTATTTTAGTAGATATTTTTTGGAAAAAAGCTGCAAATAAAATTGCTCTTTTTATGCAAAGAGATGTATATAAACATGTGCAAAAATTACCAATTTCATATTTCGATGAATTACCTGCCGGAAAAGTAGTTTCAAGAATTACAAACGACACTAAGGCAGTTAAGGTTTTGTTCCAAATTGTATTAAGTGATTTAATAACTTGTGGTGTATATATTTTAGTTTTATATATTGCCTTATTTTCACTGGATTTTAAATTTACATTATCAACTTTAATAATACTACCAATAGTTTATCTTTTATTTAAGGATTTTATTAATAAGGCTTCATCTATTAATAAAAAAGGTAGAAGGCTTTTAAGTGATTTAAATGCAAATTTAAATGAAAACATACAGGGAATGGAAATAATTCAGTCTTTTAATCAAGAAGATAAAATACTTGATGAATTTACTGGAGTAAATAATAAAATATATAAAAACATGTTAAATTTAACAAAGCTTTATGCCTATAATTCATTTAATGCAACCCAAACATTACAATATTTAACACTAGGTGGGGTTTTACTTTATTTTGGTTATGGTTCTATTACAGGAGCATTTGCTGTAAATATTGGAATAATATATTTATTTGTAGACTATTTTACAAAAATATTTGCAAATTTAAATAATGCTATTCAAAGAATAGGAAATTTAGAAACATCCTACGGAGCAGCAGATCATATATTTGAATTATTACAAATTGAAATAATTCCTGAAAGAAAAGAAAAATTAGAAAATATTAGTGGAGATATAGAATTTAAGGATGTTTCATTTTACTATAAAGATGAAGAATATGTATTAAAGGATATTAATATTAAAGTAAAACCTGGAGAGACCATAGCTTTTGTTGGACATACCGGCTCCGGTAAAAGCACTATGATGAATTTGCTTTTAAATTTCTACAATACACAAAAAGGAAAAATCTTAATTGATGGTGTAGATATTTCTCAACTTAATCAAGAGGATTTAAGAAGAAATATTGCAATAGTTTTACAGGACCCATTTCTATTTACAGGAACAATATTTAGTAATATAAACTTAAATGATGATAAAATGACAGAAGAAGATGCCTTAAATGCCTTAATGAAAGTTGGAGGAAAAATTATATTGGATAGACATCCAAAGGGGATTTATACAGAAGTAAAGGAAGATGGGAATTCCTTTTCAGCAGGGGAAAGACAGCTTATTTCCTTTGCGAGAGCTTTGGCAAAAAATCCTTCAATACTTGTTTTGGATGAAGCCACTGCAAATATTGACAGTGAAACAGAAACTATTATTCAAAAGGGAATAGAGGAGCTAAAAAAAGGAAGAACAACATTCTTAATTGCCCATAGACTATCAACAATAAAAAATGCAGATAATATAGTTGTATTGGATAAGGGTAGAATAATAGAGCAAGGCTCCCATGATAAACTAATTAGTTTAAATGGTGTTTATAAGAAAATGTACGAATTGCAATCTGCAAAAGAGAATTAAAAAAATCAGCAATTTTGCTGATTTTTTGTTTTTTAATATTAACTTGAAAATAAATGATTGTAAATAGTATTTTCATAATTTGTAAAATTGTCGTTTAATTTAAAGTTGTTGGAGATAATTGTTGCAATGTCAGAAAAATTTCCTACTGGTAAAATTTCACCATTATTAAATTTAGGTGAATAAGCTATAAAAGGGACATATTCTCTTGTATGGTCTGTTCCTTTAAATGTAGGGTCGTTACCATGGTCAGCAGTTACAATAAAAAGATCGTCATCTGTCAGATTGCTAATGATCTCAGGTAAGCGGGAATCAAATTCCTCAAGAGCTTTTGCATATCCTTCAGGATTTCTACGATGACCATACATTGAATCAAAATCTACTAAATTTGTAAAAGTAATTCCTGTAAATTTAATTTTCAATGTTTCTATAAATTTATCTACTCCATCCATATTACTTGTGCTTGGAGTGGATTTAGTAATACCTTGTCCATTAAAAATATCATTTATTTTTCCTATAGCGTAAACATCAAATCCATTTTCTTTGAGGGTATCCAGTACAGTTTTACCATGAGGGGAAACAGCGTAATCATGTCTATTGGAAGTCCTTATAAAATTACCAGGTGTTCCAATATAGGGTCTAGCTATTATTCGTCCAATTAAATTAGGTTCTTCTAGTGTTATGGATCTTGTATATTGACAAATATCATAAAGTTCTTCTAGGGGAATTATTTCTTCGTGGGCTGCTATTTGTAAGACAGGATCAGCTGATGTATATACTATTAAAGCGCCGGTTTCCATTTGTTCTTCACCATAGTCTTCTAATACCTTAGTTCCACTATATGGTTTATTACATACAATGGAGCGTTTAGA
It encodes:
- the sufB gene encoding Fe-S cluster assembly protein SufB is translated as MAQIEKTQVENIDREIYDIKNEFTYDYKTNAGLTPEIIREISAQKNEPEWMLDFRLKSLEIYNKLDIPTWGADISELDMDNIVTYVKPKSGLNYSWDDVPDDIKNTFDSLGIVEADQKSLAGVGAQYDSEVVYHSIQENLIKKGVIYTDFETAVREHEDIIREYFMKLVPPTDHKFAALHGAVWSGGSFVYVPEGVHVDIPIQSYFRQNAPGTGQFEHTLIIVEKGASVHFIEGCSAPKYNVNNLHAGCVELHVKEDAYLRYSTIENWSKNMFNLNTKRALVDKNGTIEWVSGSFGSKVSYLYPMSILRGEGSKSEFTGITFAGEGQNLDTGTKVVMAAPNTSSNVNSKSISKSGGIATYRGLLKITPEARGAKATTNCESLMLDNESRSDTVPVIIIENDDVDIGHEATIGRISDETIFYLMSRGISEDEAKSMVVRGFAEPISKELPLEYSVEMNNLINLELKGTIG
- a CDS encoding SufB/SufD family protein, producing the protein MTIYNELPVTTFRWTKANHILLDDLNINKTEYNYNTVKVGKDNVSDIPMAEEIKIKDDFVGASKESLEEVLEIANYKKYIFAKSGENLDIYLDLKTNEANPVLIGDISIYGKENSNIQITMDYSGDYKNAYTNVLTRIKAEKNSKINIVKVQRQGEIRHIEHRYSQVEENGEVKYLTVNLGGEESLYHFVTDLIGDNSKADLKTIYIGEGKSLTDIYNNIRFYGKNANGDFIVKGALKDQAKKYFRGTLDFIKGSSQSTGDEEEKVILLNDKVKSFAIPILLAGEDDVIGNHAASAGQVDENILFYIMSRGFSEKEAKKMIVEGSFRPIIDEIKNMELRDFVIDTLDKKLEKV
- a CDS encoding SufS family cysteine desulfurase, producing MNKYKKDFPILNKDFNGKKLIYFDNAATSQKPKTVLDAVYEYNTNSNGNPHRSAHILSVKATEDYEKSKERVRKFINAEDVENIIYTKNGSESINLIARSFAEPRLKKGDKIVLTIAEHHSNIVPWQRVAKKTGAIVEYIYINKETGKLLEEDYKKIDENTKIVSFSHISNVLGMKLPVEELIKRAKEVGAITIVDGAQGVPHVKVDVQEIGCDFYTFSGHKMLSSLGIGVLYGKRDILKSMEPFILGGDMIEYVEEQTTTFAELPFKFEAGTQNVEGAVSLRAAIEYINKVGYDFIEENNRILMRYLLEEMIKIPEVNIIGSKDYKEKYGVIAFTIDGVHPHDVATIMDSYGIAIRSGHHCAQPLGKYLGIPASNRISPYFYNDIDEAKYFIEKLKTVRGVMGYGA
- the sufU gene encoding Fe-S cluster assembly sulfur transfer protein SufU, which gives rise to MELNQLYSEVILEHNQDTRNKRELNPYTMEERGHNPSCGDDITLRLNIEDGIVKDAAYTGIGCAISQASTSIMIDDIKGKTVEEAYKKLDLFLNMIRGEVTDEELLEEELEEAVVFKNISTMPARVKCAVLAWHTLKEALDEKNR
- a CDS encoding ABC transporter ATP-binding protein; the protein is MFKIFNKLSWFIKYYKKYYILVLITMIISNILIIIPPRLLGIILDDISSKTLTLEKLYTLVAILVVVVLVHYGSNYIWSYYIFKASDEIERVTRFRLMKKYLRQSPKFFEKNTTGSLMGKATNDVSMISEFAGYGMMAFSDATLYPLAILIVMAFSVSFKLTIVSILPLPLLFYATKKIETILYARFEQVQRSFDRLNDIVLENISGVRVVRSYTLEKSQTKEFEEECLDYYEKNMNLVKVASIYGFISRVIPGLSMVITIIYGTYLIGVNDLTIGNLVSATLYINMLVWPMFALGDFATIAEQASASMDRINEVLNYKEDLIDNENAIIYEGKGNIEFNNLDFYYPTSKYKVLDNISFVLKNGQSLGVVGKTGSGKTTLVKQLLKMYNLKEKSLKVGKNYIEDLNTRSLREKIGYVPQRHIVFSKTIEDNIKFSDSSKTHEDVEKVVELADFKKDLSQLPQGLNTMAGERGVSLSGGQKQRISIARALIKEPEILILDDSLSAVDANTEQKILKNLKEYRKNKTNIITAHRLSAVQHADLIIVLDNGKIIEQGTHEELFMKDGWYREQFIHQQLKGEENGE
- a CDS encoding ABC transporter ATP-binding protein, coding for MQRDVYKHVQKLPISYFDELPAGKVVSRITNDTKAVKVLFQIVLSDLITCGVYILVLYIALFSLDFKFTLSTLIILPIVYLLFKDFINKASSINKKGRRLLSDLNANLNENIQGMEIIQSFNQEDKILDEFTGVNNKIYKNMLNLTKLYAYNSFNATQTLQYLTLGGVLLYFGYGSITGAFAVNIGIIYLFVDYFTKIFANLNNAIQRIGNLETSYGAADHIFELLQIEIIPERKEKLENISGDIEFKDVSFYYKDEEYVLKDINIKVKPGETIAFVGHTGSGKSTMMNLLLNFYNTQKGKILIDGVDISQLNQEDLRRNIAIVLQDPFLFTGTIFSNINLNDDKMTEEDALNALMKVGGKIILDRHPKGIYTEVKEDGNSFSAGERQLISFARALAKNPSILVLDEATANIDSETETIIQKGIEELKKGRTTFLIAHRLSTIKNADNIVVLDKGRIIEQGSHDKLISLNGVYKKMYELQSAKEN
- a CDS encoding phosphopentomutase; translation: MFNRIHVLVMDSVGIGEAPDAANFQDEGSNTLGNIAKTVNLKIPNLEKMGIGGITPLKNVKNITSPKCYAGKLTEISSGKDTMTGHWELMGLLTSTPFPTYPNGFNTELLNKISNYSKRSIVCNKPYSGTKVLEDYGEEQMETGALIVYTSADPVLQIAAHEEIIPLEELYDICQYTRSITLEEPNLIGRIIARPYIGTPGNFIRTSNRHDYAVSPHGKTVLDTLKENGFDVYAIGKINDIFNGQGITKSTPSTSNMDGVDKFIETLKIKFTGITFTNLVDFDSMYGHRRNPEGYAKALEEFDSRLPEIISNLTDDDLFIVTADHGNDPTFKGTDHTREYVPFIAYSPKFNNGEILPVGNFSDIATIISNNFKLNDNFTNYENTIYNHLFSS